The Streptomyces hundungensis genome contains the following window.
CGCACGTGCCGGCGATCGGCGCGGCCCTGGACCACGGCAAGACCGAAGAGCCGTACTGGCAGCCGGTCTTCGAGGGGTACGCGTACTCCAAGACGTGGGAGCGGGAGAACGTCCCCGACGTGATCTTCCTCGTCTACAACGACCACGCCAGCGCCTTCGACCAGTCGATGATCCCGACCTTCGTCCTCGGCACCGGCGCCTCGTACCCCATCGCCGACGAGGGCTACGGGCCCCGCCCCGTGCCCGGCATCGAGGGCGATCCCGACCTGGCCGCGCACATCGCGCACTCCCTCATCCGGGACGACTTCGACCTCACCCTCGTCAACGAGATGGCCGTCGACCACGGTCTGACCGTCCCGCTGTCACTGATGTTCGGCGACGTCGAGAAGTGGCCCTGCAAGGTCATCCCGTTCCACGTCAACGTGGTGCAGTACCCGGTCCCCTCCGGCGCCCGCTGCTTCAAGCTCGGCCAGGCGCTGCGCAAGGCGATCGAGTCGTACGACCGCCCCCTCAAGGTGCACGTGTGGGGCACCGGCGGCATGAGCCACCAGCTCCAGGGACCGCGCGCCGGCCTCATCAACCGCGAGTGGGACAACGCCTTCCTGGACCGGCTGATCGCCGACCCCGCGGGGCTGGCCGAGGTGCCGCACCTGGAGTACGTCGAGGAGGCCGGCTCGGAAGGCATCGAGCTGGTCATGTGGCTGATCGCCCGAGGCGCGCTGAGCGACGTGGACGGCGCCGTCGAGGTCAAGCACCGCTTTTACCATGTGCCCGCGTCCAACACGGCCGTCGGCCACCTGATCCTGGAGAACCACCCCCGGGCCGAGGCGCCCGCCGAAGGAGAGAACTGACATGACCGACGACCGAACCCTGCGGATCGCCCTGGCCGGCGGCGGCGCCTTCGGCGCCAAGCACGCGGCCGCACTCCGCCGCATCGAGGGCGTCGAGGTGGCCGCCGTCGTGAGCGGCAGCCTGGAGGGGGCCCGGAAGTTCGCCGCCGAGCAGGGCGTGGGCCGCGCCGTCGCCTCCCTGGACGAGGTGCTGGCGATGGACGACATCGACGCCGTCATCCTCGCCACCCCCACCCAGATGCACGCAGCGCAGACCCTGGCCTGCCTCGACGCGGGCAAGCACGTGCAGACCGAGATTCCGCTCGCCGACTCCCTCGCCGATGCCGAGGCGTGCCAGTCGGCGCAGGAGCGCACCGGGCTCGTCGCGATGGCGGGCCACACCCGCCGCTTCAACCCCAGCCACCAGTGGGTGCACCGACGGATCGAGGCCCGCGACTACAACATCCAGCAGATGGACGTGCAGACGTACTTCTTCCGCCGGGAGAACCTCAACGCGCTCGGGGAGCGCCGCTCCTGGACCGACCACCTGCTGTGGCACCACGCCGCGCACACGGTCGACCTCTTCGCGTACCAGACCGGCTCCCCGATCGTGCAGGCCAACGCGATCCAGGGCCCGATCCACCCCGAGCTGGGCATCGCGATGGACATGTCGATCCAGCTGCGCGCGGCCAACGGCGCCATCTGCACCCTGTCTCTGTCGTTCAACAACGACGGCCCGCTCGGGACGTTCTTCCGCTACATCGGCAACACCGGCACCTACATCGCCCGGTACGACGACCTGTTCACGGGCAAGGACGAGCCGATCGACGTAAGCGGGGTCGACGTGTCGATGGACGGCATCGAGCTCCAGGACCGCGAGTTCGTCGCCGCGA
Protein-coding sequences here:
- the ligA gene encoding protocatechuate 4,5-dioxygenase subunit alpha → MSLDKTYKLVPGTTIFDAEQSAKGYHLNQFCMSLMTAENRAAFLADERAYLDAWPLREEQKQALLDRDLNAAMREGGNIYFLAKWGATLGFSFQQMAGSMTGMTEEEYRAMMVGGGRSVEGNRIDHAVLDAAYTNPEPSAEHATITGAVFTSHVPAIGAALDHGKTEEPYWQPVFEGYAYSKTWERENVPDVIFLVYNDHASAFDQSMIPTFVLGTGASYPIADEGYGPRPVPGIEGDPDLAAHIAHSLIRDDFDLTLVNEMAVDHGLTVPLSLMFGDVEKWPCKVIPFHVNVVQYPVPSGARCFKLGQALRKAIESYDRPLKVHVWGTGGMSHQLQGPRAGLINREWDNAFLDRLIADPAGLAEVPHLEYVEEAGSEGIELVMWLIARGALSDVDGAVEVKHRFYHVPASNTAVGHLILENHPRAEAPAEGEN
- a CDS encoding Gfo/Idh/MocA family oxidoreductase, which codes for MTDDRTLRIALAGGGAFGAKHAAALRRIEGVEVAAVVSGSLEGARKFAAEQGVGRAVASLDEVLAMDDIDAVILATPTQMHAAQTLACLDAGKHVQTEIPLADSLADAEACQSAQERTGLVAMAGHTRRFNPSHQWVHRRIEARDYNIQQMDVQTYFFRRENLNALGERRSWTDHLLWHHAAHTVDLFAYQTGSPIVQANAIQGPIHPELGIAMDMSIQLRAANGAICTLSLSFNNDGPLGTFFRYIGNTGTYIARYDDLFTGKDEPIDVSGVDVSMDGIELQDREFVAAIREGREPNASIAQVLPCYRTLAALERQLTAAAGS